The proteins below are encoded in one region of Hordeum vulgare subsp. vulgare chromosome 3H, MorexV3_pseudomolecules_assembly, whole genome shotgun sequence:
- the LOC123440347 gene encoding uncharacterized protein LOC123440347, with translation MGERRRRASAVAGGDGQRGEEKAAAPAPAPTVWFALKKSLQCRSQSSEVHVPKPKPSSSSSSSASVGNGGHLSSIVTKRAARSGCSRSIANLRDVIHGSKRHPGQPPSCSPRSIGSSEFLNPIAHEVVLSTNSRCELKITGFGGCGGLGASGGGAPAHDADGGDGGGVVSSFVGTLRPGTPGPGWSHGLQYSGSCRAGSMRCTPPRSPNPLLDRDGATAPTTHRASCEVDAPKTGDKGSGGLSCHRCPEQFSKWEALEAHHLSKHAVTELVEGDSSRKIVEIICRTSLLKSESSCVRIERVFKVHNTQRTLARFEEYREAVKLKASKLPKKHPRCLADGNELLRFHGATLSCALGSAGASSLCASDKCAVCRIIRHGFSSSSNSNSKKEGKASVGVFTTSTSGRAFESADEEDAPAAAGGARRALLVCRVIAGRVHKPLENVREFVGQTGFDSLAGKVGPYANIEELYLLNPRALLPCFVVICKP, from the exons ATGGGCGAGAGGAGGAGGCGTGCGAGCGCCGTCGCCGGCGGGGACGGCCAACGTGGGGAGGAGAAGGCCGCGGCCCCGGCGCCGGCGCCCACGGTGTGGTTCGCGCTCAAGAAGTCGCTGCAGTGCCGGTCCCAGTCGTCGGAGGTGCACGTGCCCAAGCCCAAGCccagctccagctccagctccagcGCCAGCGTCGGCAATGGCGGGCACCTGTCATCCATCGTGACCAAGCGCGCGGCGCGGTCCGGGTGCTCGCGCTCCATAGCCAACCTGCGGGACGTCATCCACGGGAGCAAGCGCCACCCGGGCCAGCCGCCCAGCTGCAGCCCGCGCTCCATCGGCAGCAGCGAGTTCCTCAACCCCATCGCCCACGAGGTGGTGCTCAGCACCAACTCCCGCTGCGAGCTCAAGATCACCGGCTTCGGCGGCTGCGGCGGCCTCGGGGCGTCGGGGGGAGGAGCGCCCGCGCACGACGcggacggcggcgacggcggtggcGTCGTGTCTTCGTTCGTGGGCACGCTCCGCCCCGGCACGCCGGGGCCCGGCTGGAGCCACGGGCTGCAGTACAGCGGCTCGTGCCGTGCGGGCAGCATGCGGTGCACGCCGCCGAGGTCGCCGAACCCGCTGCTGGACAGGGACGGCGCCACCGCGCCCACAACCCACCGGGCATCCTGCGAGGTCGACGCGCCCAAGACCGGCGACAAGGGCTCCGGCGGCCTCAGCTGCCACAGGTGCCCCGAGCAGTTCAGCAAATGGGAGGCGCTGGAGGCGCACCACCTATCCAAACATGCAG TGACGGAGCTGGTGGAAGGGGACTCGTCGCGGAAGATCGTGGAGATCATCTGCCGGACGAGCCTGCTAAAGTCGGAGAGCAGCTGCGTGCGGATCGAGCGCGTGTTCAAGGTGCACAACACGCAGCGGACGCTGGCCCGCTTCGAGGAGTACCGGGAGGCGGTGAAGCTCAAGGCGAGCAAGCTGCCCAAGAAGCACCCCCGCTGCCTCGCCGACGGCAACGAGCTGCTGCGCTTCCACGGCGCCACGCTCTCCTGCGCCCTCGGCTCCGCCGGTGCCAGCAGCCTCTGCGCTTCCGACAAGTGCGCCGTCTGCCGCATCATCCGCCAcggcttctcctcctcgtccaacTCCAACTCCAAGAAGGAGGGCAAGGCCAGCGTCGGCGTCTTCACCACGTCCACCAGCGGCCGGGCGTTCGAGTCCGCCGACGAGGAAGACGCcccggcggcggccggcggcgcgcgCAGGGCGCTGCTGGTGTGCAGGGTGATCGCCGGCAGGGTGCACAAGCCGCTGGAGAACGTGAGGGAGTTCGTGGGGCAGACCGGGTTCGACTCGCTGGCCGGCAAGGTCGGGCCATACGCCAACATCGAGGAGCTCTACCTGCTGAACCCGAGGGCGCTGCTCCCGTGCTTCGTGGTCATCTGCAAGCCttga